One window of Nicotiana tomentosiformis chromosome 11, ASM39032v3, whole genome shotgun sequence genomic DNA carries:
- the LOC104097137 gene encoding E3 ubiquitin-protein ligase PUB24-like encodes MEEVEIPQYFLCPISLQIMKDPVTTVTGITYDRESIEMWLLTAEEETETAACPVTKQPLPKDTELLTPNHMLRRLIQAWCTVNAEKGVDRIPTPKYPMNKSNILRLIRQVNNNDHQLCAEALRKMADLVSENEKNRKCLEQVGAIKAIVCFIVKSFKCEKLIPGIEEALRIFHLIWNPTSENKQYVKDNHDLVQAILWILKSELKTSHVLIKTHAMMVLKNVTEVSSSNLLSGLDPEFFQQMVNTLRKNGKNYISQQATKAALQVLIDACPWGRNRLKIVESGAIFELIELELSNPEKRVSELVFCLLANLCVLADGRADLLKHAAGIAVVTKRTLRISSATDDSALQILGLISKFSATNEVLLEMLRVGGVSKLCMVIQADCEPHLKKKAREILRAHSHVWSNSPCIQVYLLTRFPGQ; translated from the coding sequence aTGGAAGAAGTAGaaataccccaatattttttatGTCCTATATCACTTCAAATTATGAAAGATCCGGTGACGACGGTGACCGGAATAACATACGACCGGGAAAGCATCGAGATGTGGTTGTTAACGGCGGAGGAAGAGACGGAGACGGCGGCGTGTCCGGTAACAAAGCAACCTTTGCCTAAAGACACCGAGTTGTTGACACCAAACCATATGCTCCGGCGGCTAATTCAAGCTTGGTGCACAGTCAACGCAGAGAAAGGCGTTGACCGAATTCCAACACCAAAGTATCCTATGAACAAGTCGAATATACTCCGATTAATTCGACAAGTTAATAATAATGATCATCAGCTTTGTGCTGAAGCTTTGAGGAAAATGGCTGATTTGGTTAGTGAGAATGAGAAGAATAGGAAATGCTTGGAGCAAGTTGGTGCAATTAAAGCTATAGTTTGTTTCATAGTAAAGAGCTTCAAATGTGAGAAATTAATCCCTGGTATTGAAGAAGCTTTGAGGATTTTCCATTTAATTTGGAATCCGACATCCGAAAACAAGCAGTATGTAAAGGATAACCATGATTTAGTTCAAGCTATTTTATGGATTTTAAAGAGCGAATTGAAAACCAGTCACGTTCTGATCAAGACTCATGCAATGATGGTCTTGAAGAATGTGACAGAAGTCTCGAGTTCGAACCTTTTATCGGGATTAGACCCCGAGTTTTTCCAACAAATGGTGAATACATTgcgaaaaaatggaaaaaactacaTCTCCCAACAAGCAACAAAAGCAGCTTTGCAAGTGCTAATAGATGCATGTCCATGGGGAAGGAATAGGCTAAAAATCGTCGAATCGGGTGCCATTTTCGAGCTAATTGAGCTTGAATTATCTAACCCTGAGAAAAGGGTTAGTGAATTAGTGTTCTGTCTATTGGCTAATTTGTGTGTATTAGCTGATGGGAGAGCAGATTTGTTGAAACATGCAGCTGGAATTGCAGTGGTCACAAAAAGGACACTACGGATTTCTTCGGCTACAGATGATAGTGCACTTCAGATTCTTGGTTTAATTTCTAAGTTTTCTGCCACAAACGAAGTGTTATTGGAAATGTTAAGAGTAGGGGGGGTATCAAAACTTTGCATGGTAATTCAAGCAGATTGCGAACCTCATTTGAAGAAGAAAGCAAGAGAGATATTGAGAGCACATTCTCATGTTTGGAGCAATTCTCCTTGTATACAAGTTTATCTTTTGACAAGATTTCCTGGACAATAG